AGGGTCGCGTCGGCGATGTCGATCCCGGCACCGTTCCCCTCCAGCCGGGAGCCGCGGATGACCACCTGATAGGCCTCGGCGACGAACAGCCCGGCATAGTTGTTCAGGAGAGTCACGGTGGAGATGTTCATGCCGTCACAACCGGCGTAGATGCCGTATACGCCGTCCCGCACCGTCACGTTCCGGATCGCCACGTCGGTGGATTCATTCCCGGGGTCCGTCGTGACGATCTCCGGCACCCGGATCCCGACCGAGCCGGACCGCCCGCTGATCGTATGGTTCTGCCCGTCCAGCACCACGCCTCCCGACTGTATGTCGATGCAGATGTCGCTTGGCCCGTTGGAGATGTTCCGCTCGAGGACGTAGGTGCCCGGTGCGTCGATCACCCCGCACTCGGTGACGGCAGTCTGGGCCGAAGCGGAGACGGCAATTGCCAGAATCAGAAAAATGCATAAAACGACCAGATTTGTTCGCATGGTAACCCCTTACGGAACGGTGTAATGGCAACCCTGACTAATAAACGTATGCCGCCTGCATAAGAACGCGAATCCTCAGGGGAATGAGTCTGAAATGGCCGTATTTATGAAATTTTTTCCAACAAGAGGATATGCCCGCTCGCAGGGATCCGTCAGGATTCATAGAGCGCGAGCGCGGATGGCGCATCTCTTTTGCTTCCGCCCGGAAGATTTTAAAAAGAGCTGCGGAGATGCCGCAGGAACAATTCCTGATCCTTCCCTTCACGGGGCCCGCGAGCGTGAAGTTGTCCATGTACCCCTCCCAGGTCGTACGCCCGGACGCATATGCCGTCTTGATCGGCGTCGAGACAGATCTCCGAGTATCCATCGTCTCCGGGGGATGCCAGTAGTTCCCGCCGCTCCTCCTGCCGCCGACGATGTTTCTCGTCCGCGTAAGCATGGTGTTGCATGGCGTGGACTCGGGGATGCCCCGGGCATCCCGGTCGCCCGCATTCCGGGGATAGTCGTTCGCGATCGTGCCGCTTGTAGAATCCCACATCAGGATTCCCGGGTCGTTGTCCTTGATCTGGCTGACAAAGACGCTGCAGCCGGACAAGGGTTCGCAGAAGATGCCGAATTCGCTCCCTCGACGGTGCTGTCCCGCACAGCGATACCGCCGTCAGCGGCGATGGCGAACCGATTGTCCTGAAGCCTGCAACCGCTGATATCGATGCTTACGCAGAAGTGATGCCGATACCGCTCTCCCGGTCGGTCAGCGCCAGGTTGCGGACAACGGATCCGTCGGGGGTGTCCATGCCGCTGATCGAGATGCCTGTTCCCGTGCCGACGCCGTCCAGCGCATGCCCCCGCCCGCCGATCGTCGCAGCCGTCCGGACATCGATGCACGAACCGCCGGCGTCTGGATCCACGTTCCGGGGATCGCGTTTCAGAACATGCGTTCCGGGCTGGTCGACCACCCTGCAGCCCGTGATGGGGGTCGCCTGCCCGGGACATATCGCAGGCTTCGCCGCACCGGGGACGACGGGAACGAAGCACACGAGAGAATTCCCATGACCATTCCTGCTGTTTGCATTCAAAATCCCCTCCCCACGTGGCAATGTGCCATGGCATTTTCCGTTAATGAACGTGCGCAACGCTCTGCTGATGACGCAAAGCCCCTTTAAACCAGTGAAGAATATGCAATGAACCGAAACGCAGCAGGAGCCCGATCTGACATAAAAAACCTCCAGGAATCCGCAATTGGCCGCCGATCCCCCTCCGTGGTGCCGCACGAGCCGTGGATCCGGCGGGTAGCACCTGTCCCGAGGGTATTCCCCCACCTACCGCCGCGCGAGACCGATGTAATAGAGGAGCTGCAGGATCGCGACGGCCGCTGCGCCCACGTAGGTGAGGGCAGCCGCGTTCAGCATCGAGCGGGCTCCGATGCGGTCCTGCTCGTCCACGATCAGGTTGGCCTCGTCCAGCATCCGCAGAGCCCGCCGGCTGGCGTCGAGCTCCACGGGGATGGTCAGGACAGAGAAGATCACCACCAGGAGGAAGAACCCGATCCCGATCCAGAGCAGCCCCGCCACGCCGGCGATGATGCCGAAGAAGATGAACAGGTACGCGAGGGTCGGGCTGAACCGCAGCGCCGGCACCAGAAGGTTGCGCACCCGCATCAGCCCCGAGCCCGCCTGGTACTGCTGGACGTGCCCGAGTTCGTGCGCCGTGACCGCCATCGACGCAATGGAGGGCTGGGCGGCCACCGGCTCGGAGAGGCGGACCACGTTGGCCC
This Methanomicrobiales archaeon DNA region includes the following protein-coding sequences:
- a CDS encoding zinc metallopeptidase, producing the protein MVFWLDPLYFLFVLIPTLLISAGVQLYLRRTYARWSTVRNGSNLNGAQVGQRIFSRTALKAIPLQRTPGALSDHFDPRANVVRLSEPVAAQPSIASMAVTAHELGHVQQYQAGSGLMRVRNLLVPALRFSPTLAYLFIFFGIIAGVAGLLWIGIGFFLLVVIFSVLTIPVELDASRRALRMLDEANLIVDEQDRIGARSMLNAAALTYVGAAAVAILQLLYYIGLARR
- a CDS encoding NosD domain-containing protein yields the protein MRTNLVVLCIFLILAIAVSASAQTAVTECGVIDAPGTYVLERNISNGPSDICIDIQSGGVVLDGQNHTISGRSGSVGIRVPEIVTTDPGNESTDVAIRNVTVRDGVYGIYAGCDGMNISTVTLLNNYAGLFVAEAYQVVIRGSRLEGNGAGIDIADATLIAVSNQIVNNTVGVVIGPSLSGGGSVFYDNNFTNTNNFFIWSEEGSGREPLFFENTWNSTFSNASNIMGAGAFGGNYWATPNGTGFSQTCADADADFICDDPFSLAPNNTDYLPLALPGNRTVTAMGR